In the genome of Candidatus Eremiobacteraceae bacterium, one region contains:
- a CDS encoding sigma-70 family RNA polymerase sigma factor yields the protein MEPGEHLFRREAGRITAALTRIFGVHNLALVEDVVQDAFCRALETWKIRGVPDNPSAWLLTTAKRRAIDVLRRERTARTFAPELERRLESEWTLVPTVEEMFGANAIKDDQLRMMFSCCQPRLSEQAQVALVLHLLCGFSVNEIASAFLSGHSAIEKRITRAKKVLAGSKRLFDLADRDFATRLSAVHRALYLLFNEGYHGASAESAVRVELCREAMRLGSFLLDQPLAAIPATYALCALMYFYAARLPARVDTAGNLSSLFDQDRSRWDPNLLANGKTLLELSASGSELSEYHVEAAIASVHASAQQAEDTDWRRIVSLYDALMIVRPTPVVALNRAIAIGQLDGPDRGLEEIRAIADSDRLAGYPFYSAALGELELRNGRREIARDHFRAARGLARNPMERRFLEQRVAACDDDSAENSSEGAIRSR from the coding sequence GTGGAACCTGGAGAACATCTCTTTCGCCGTGAGGCGGGGCGCATAACCGCCGCCCTCACGCGCATTTTCGGGGTACATAACCTCGCGCTGGTAGAAGACGTCGTACAAGACGCCTTCTGCCGCGCCCTCGAGACCTGGAAGATCCGAGGCGTTCCCGACAACCCGTCCGCGTGGCTTTTGACCACTGCAAAGCGCCGCGCCATCGATGTGTTGCGGCGCGAGCGCACCGCCCGCACTTTTGCGCCGGAGCTCGAGCGCCGGCTCGAAAGCGAGTGGACGCTCGTGCCGACCGTCGAAGAGATGTTCGGAGCGAATGCGATCAAAGACGATCAACTTCGCATGATGTTCTCCTGCTGTCAGCCGCGATTGTCCGAACAAGCTCAAGTGGCACTCGTCTTGCATCTCCTTTGCGGATTCAGCGTGAACGAGATCGCAAGCGCGTTCCTCAGCGGCCATTCGGCGATAGAAAAACGGATCACACGCGCGAAGAAGGTTTTGGCCGGATCGAAAAGGCTGTTCGACCTCGCAGATCGCGACTTCGCGACGCGCCTTTCCGCCGTACACCGGGCTTTGTATCTCCTGTTCAACGAGGGTTACCACGGAGCATCCGCCGAGTCTGCGGTGCGAGTCGAGCTGTGCCGCGAGGCGATGCGTCTAGGATCCTTTCTCCTCGATCAACCACTCGCGGCTATACCCGCGACCTATGCGCTGTGTGCGCTGATGTATTTCTACGCGGCGCGATTGCCGGCGCGTGTCGATACTGCGGGAAACCTGAGTTCGCTCTTCGATCAAGATCGATCGCGGTGGGATCCAAACCTCCTCGCAAATGGCAAGACGCTGCTCGAGCTGTCGGCCAGCGGGTCGGAACTTAGCGAATACCACGTCGAGGCGGCGATCGCGTCGGTGCACGCGAGTGCGCAGCAAGCCGAGGACACCGACTGGCGCAGGATTGTCTCGCTGTACGACGCGTTGATGATCGTTAGGCCTACTCCAGTCGTGGCGTTGAACCGCGCGATCGCCATCGGGCAGCTCGATGGGCCCGATCGCGGACTCGAAGAGATACGCGCGATCGCCGACAGCGATCGTCTCGCTGGTTATCCGTTTTACTCCGCAGCATTGGGCGAACTCGAACTTCGAAATGGAAGACGCGAAATCGCTCGCGACCACTTTCGCGCCGCG
- a CDS encoding YciI family protein — MSEFVFLYRGGERSNSPAEGEKVMQKWVAWMTELGQNGHMKDRGQPLEETGKVVRGKQKVVTDGPYTESKDLVGGYTLIEAKDLAQAAELSKGCPIFETGGLVEIRPVMEM, encoded by the coding sequence ATGAGTGAGTTCGTGTTCCTATACCGCGGTGGTGAGCGATCGAATTCGCCGGCAGAGGGCGAAAAGGTTATGCAGAAATGGGTCGCGTGGATGACGGAGCTGGGCCAAAATGGCCACATGAAGGATCGGGGTCAACCGCTCGAAGAGACGGGCAAGGTCGTGCGCGGCAAGCAGAAAGTCGTGACCGACGGTCCGTACACGGAATCCAAAGATCTCGTGGGCGGCTATACCTTGATCGAGGCCAAGGATCTCGCGCAGGCGGCGGAACTATCGAAAGGATGCCCCATCTTTGAAACGGGAGGCCTCGTCGAGATTCGCCCTGTCATGGAGATGTAG
- a CDS encoding TetR/AcrR family transcriptional regulator, which produces MLKKTMAPKQERSRESLRRLIAAARAILNEKGLDGATVPRVAARAGLSPASVYRRFPDKDALMRSVVLETLQNYDEGNEAVLTPKLAKRGSLTTFAEKIVEQSLIGHRKNAGTLRAMTQFILAHPSTAFKKKAAQISIRSLNRVADFLLLKRKEMNHPRPEEAVPFALTVVGFVLQEIVVLDALPEVQDPRLPKNDADLVRELTRVLLSYLGVS; this is translated from the coding sequence ATGCTGAAGAAGACGATGGCCCCGAAACAGGAGCGCAGCCGGGAGTCGCTCCGCCGACTGATCGCTGCCGCTCGCGCGATTCTGAACGAGAAAGGCTTGGATGGGGCAACGGTTCCTCGGGTCGCCGCTCGTGCCGGACTTTCTCCCGCTTCGGTCTACCGGCGGTTCCCCGATAAAGACGCGCTGATGAGGAGCGTCGTACTTGAGACCTTGCAGAACTACGACGAAGGAAACGAAGCGGTTCTAACGCCGAAATTGGCGAAACGCGGATCGCTAACGACGTTCGCCGAGAAAATAGTCGAACAATCATTGATCGGTCACCGGAAAAATGCCGGAACGTTGCGCGCGATGACGCAATTCATCCTGGCGCATCCCAGCACCGCGTTCAAGAAGAAGGCGGCGCAGATCAGCATTCGTTCGCTCAACCGCGTCGCCGATTTCCTACTCCTCAAGCGGAAAGAGATGAACCATCCGCGGCCTGAAGAAGCCGTGCCGTTCGCTTTGACCGTCGTGGGGTTCGTCTTGCAGGAGATCGTCGTGCTCGACGCCTTGCCCGAAGTTCAGGACCCCAGACTGCCCAAAAACGACGCCGACCTAGTCCGGGAACTGACACGCGTGCTGTTGAGCTACCTCGGGGTGTCGTAG